The sequence TTCATGAACATCGCTGTCCTCGGCACCGGCAAGGTCGGCACGGCACTCGGCACCCGGCTGTCCTCTGCCGGTCATCAGGTCGTCTACGGATCGCGCACGCGTGCCGGTGAGAAAAGAACCCTCACCCACCGTGAAGCCGTCGCCTCAGCCGACGTGGTTGTCACCGCACTTCCCGGCACCGAAGTCGTCACCACTCTGAAGGAGATCGGGGAAGACGTCCTCGGCGAGAAGGTGGTGCTGGACCCGTCGGCTGCGTTCACCCCGCAGATGACGATGGCCTACCCCGGTGACAGTGTGGCCCAGCAGATGCAGAAGCGGTTCCCACGGACGCGGGTGGTGAAGACGCTCAACACGATGAACTTCACCATCATGGTCGACCCGCTGGCCTCCCTCCCGCAGGCGACCGCCTTCGTCAGCGGGGATGACGTCGCGGCCAAGACCGTCGTCACCGACCTGCTCGCCGACCTGGGATGGCCCCGCGGTTCCATCCTCGACCTGGGCGGCGTCGAGACTGCCCTGGCCACCGAGCACGCCGCACCGTTGTTCTTCGCCACCGCCCGGTCCCTGGGAACCGCGCATTTCAACCTCTCCATCTCCCGGTGACAAGCGCGCCACGACATCGACCAACGGGTCGAGCACCAGCAGGAGCTGCTGGAGTCAGGGTTCGACCCCACCTCGACGGTCGACGACATCCCGCGCGGAGTGGACCTCACCGGCCACCACATCATGCTCGCTGCCGGACACACCGGATTCGGCGCCGTCGTACCGAAGGCATTGGCTGCCATCGGCGCCTCGGTCACCGCGGGCGGCCGCGATCCTCCGCGCGCCTCGGCTGCGGAACACGTCCACTTTCCAAACCAGTCAGGACCATCATCATGAATACTCCGTTCACCGAAACCGCCGGCCTGCCCGTCAACGCCGCCCAGCCCGTCGTCACCTACAGCCCGGTGACGTTCAGCGTGCCTGGCCGCCCGGTTCCGCTGGATATCAAGGTCTCCGCACCGGTCGGCGGGGAGAACCTGCCCGTCATCCTGTTCTCCCACGGCCATGGGGCATCGAACTTCCTCGCCTCTCTCAACGGCTACGGTCCGCTCGCCAACTTCTGGGCCGCTCACGGAGCCGTTGTCCTGCAGCCCAGTCACCTGGACTTCCCCGGCCTGGGGTTGCGCGACGACGTGTCGGCCGGAGCCCCGCTGTTCTGGCGTGCGCGGGTGGAAGACATGCACTTCATCCTCGACCACCTTGAGGACATCGAATCGATCGTGCCGGGACTTCGTGGCCGGGTGGATCGGACGAAGATCGCAGCGGTGGGGCATTCGATGGGAGGCCACACCGTCGGGATGCTCTCCGGCATGACCGTGACCGACCCTCACGACGGCACCGTCTTCGACCTGCGCGACGAGCGGATCACAGCCAGTGTCATCATGGCCGGCCCGGGCGCGGGTGAGGATCTCGCGGCGCCGGCCGCGGAACGCTTCCCCGAGCTGGCCGGGACGACCTTTTCGCAGATGACCAAGCAGTCTCTCGTGGTCGTCGGCGAGAACGACCACAACCCGGTGTTCAGCGAGCGGAAGACATGGCGCGCCGACGCCTACTGGCGGAGTCCGGGCCAGAACAAGACGCTGCTCACCCTCTTCGAAGCCGAGCACATACTCGGTGGCGTCTCGGGATACGACGCCGCCGAAACCACCGACGAGAACCCCGAACGCGTAGCCGCGCTGCGGGCACTCGTCTGGGCCTACCTCCGCAGTGCGATGGACCCGAGCGATCCCGCCTGGACCGATGCCTGCGCAGCCCTGGCCGCCCAGCCCACCCCATGGGGCCGCGTCGAAGCGAGGTAGCCGCGGTGAACTGAATTCGGAAGTGCGGGCCGGGTTGTCGGCGTACTCGCGGAAAGCGGCTCTGGCAAGTTCCGTGAAGCTGGAAAGTGCCACCTTGCCCAGTACGCCGACGGGGCGCAGGGACGGTGTCCCACCTGCGGGGCGCCAGTCTCCGTGCGCAAGCGTACGCAGTCGGCGTACTGCGCACCGAAGTGCCGTACGGGCATGGCGGATGTGCCCTGGGCCGCTGCAGGGGCTGTGGCGGCACATGGCCGACGCGGTCTCGGGGTGGTGGTGCCAGAACTGGTGTCCTGGCACCACCGGCTGACGTGGGCGCTGGGCCGGTCGGTGACGACGTCGTCCACGTGCCGCTATCCGCAGACGTGGCAGAAGTCCTGTTGGCCGGCGTGTGAACTGTCGGCCGGCACGACGGTGCGGTGAGCTCGGTTGGCTTCGGTGAGTGCCGCCTGCCGTTGGCCGGTTGTGGCCAGGGTGTCGGCGTGGACGATCCGGAACAGGGCTTCGGTCGGGGTGCCGACCTTGAACTTGGCACGGTTCAGACCGGTTTCGGCGAGTCCTAGCCGTGAATGCCAAGGCCCTTCAGGAAGGTGAGGCGGGGGCTATCCCTGCTGAGAACTGTCGCCAGCCGAGGCTGAGGACGAAAGCAGCTGTCCCAAACGATCGCCCGCTACGGCCGTGTGGAACGCCGCCACTTGTTTTTTACCGAACGTTCGGTAAAGTAACAGCATGGGACGGACGGCGAGTGTCGACGATGAAGTGATCCATGCCCGGCTCGCCGAGGTCTTCCGGGCCAACGGGTACGCCGGAGCATCACTGTCCGACCTGTCGCGGGCAACAGGGCTGCAACGCGCGAGCCTCTACCAC is a genomic window of Streptomyces sp. NBC_00414 containing:
- a CDS encoding alpha/beta hydrolase family protein translates to MNTPFTETAGLPVNAAQPVVTYSPVTFSVPGRPVPLDIKVSAPVGGENLPVILFSHGHGASNFLASLNGYGPLANFWAAHGAVVLQPSHLDFPGLGLRDDVSAGAPLFWRARVEDMHFILDHLEDIESIVPGLRGRVDRTKIAAVGHSMGGHTVGMLSGMTVTDPHDGTVFDLRDERITASVIMAGPGAGEDLAAPAAERFPELAGTTFSQMTKQSLVVVGENDHNPVFSERKTWRADAYWRSPGQNKTLLTLFEAEHILGGVSGYDAAETTDENPERVAALRALVWAYLRSAMDPSDPAWTDACAALAAQPTPWGRVEAR
- a CDS encoding NADPH-dependent F420 reductase produces the protein MRFTPARPTCRRSSSLIHRSSVVVTRRRASHHPHRKKFMNIAVLGTGKVGTALGTRLSSAGHQVVYGSRTRAGEKRTLTHREAVASADVVVTALPGTEVVTTLKEIGEDVLGEKVVLDPSAAFTPQMTMAYPGDSVAQQMQKRFPRTRVVKTLNTMNFTIMVDPLASLPQATAFVSGDDVAAKTVVTDLLADLGWPRGSILDLGGVETALATEHAAPLFFATARSLGTAHFNLSISR